A region from the Desulfitobacterium dehalogenans ATCC 51507 genome encodes:
- a CDS encoding RidA family protein yields the protein MLEIEEILMLRYGLELPVPSEPDGYYSRVIRTGNLLYVCGHTPKRQGEYVFLGKVGEDFSVEQGQEAARIAMTNCLAALKEYLGDLRLIKQFVQVIGYVRSAEHFTQQPLVMNGASELLLTCFGEKGRHTRMALGTNQLPGGAAVEIMCVVEV from the coding sequence ATGCTTGAGATTGAAGAGATCTTAATGCTAAGGTATGGTTTGGAGTTACCTGTTCCTTCCGAACCGGATGGCTATTATAGCAGGGTCATTCGCACGGGGAATTTGCTTTATGTCTGCGGTCATACCCCGAAACGCCAAGGAGAGTATGTTTTCTTAGGTAAAGTCGGCGAGGATTTTTCAGTTGAGCAGGGGCAGGAAGCAGCCCGGATTGCCATGACCAACTGTCTGGCGGCATTGAAGGAGTATCTGGGGGATTTGAGACTTATTAAGCAATTTGTCCAGGTTATTGGGTATGTCCGCAGTGCGGAACACTTTACCCAGCAGCCTTTAGTGATGAATGGGGCTTCCGAACTGCTTCTCACCTGTTTTGGGGAAAAGGGACGGCATACCCGCATGGCTTTGGGCACGAACCAACTCCCAGGGGGAGCTGCAGTCGAAATCATGTGCGTGGTTGAAGTCTAG
- a CDS encoding NCS1 family transporter, which yields MSLNTDTHTDVHIEHAPGVEETLYPKKAKDRTMGPIPYMFMWIGDGVNLGNMTLGGSMIIAGVATLNIFQTFAAAIIAIGIISLVFTLNDRLGYRTGVPYVMQLRMSFGEKGSIISSLLRGIPAIVWYGFQSWVGATALNEILKVFTSGSFDSIPICFVVLQLVQIVLSMYGFHAIKWVETLISVVLMAAFVYVFGLLIANYSDVIAQKWIYTQGTWGLEFWAFIMVLMGNYAAIFLSAADYSRELKPGYGDVKRGFLYFSPIVIAYGAVIVIGAMLASATGNSNPVKALAIVFNNDFITVFVSAFIVMGAIAVNMVANIIAPTYVIQLLTKIKYKPAVVITGLLGLCSFPWVLVQDSSSAGLATFILIYSAFLGPIVAILLVEYYILRKQKVNVVDLYRADGPFAGYNPAAITAMLLGAAAAFMLVDLAWIIGLVVGGVSYYLLTKYAFKDSKFKEGTIFEK from the coding sequence ATGTCCTTAAACACTGACACTCATACCGATGTGCATATTGAACATGCCCCCGGTGTAGAAGAAACACTCTATCCTAAAAAAGCCAAAGACCGCACTATGGGACCTATCCCCTACATGTTTATGTGGATTGGGGATGGAGTTAACCTGGGTAATATGACCCTCGGAGGCAGCATGATTATTGCCGGAGTGGCTACCTTGAATATCTTCCAAACCTTTGCTGCAGCCATCATAGCCATTGGAATCATTTCCCTTGTTTTTACTTTAAATGACAGACTGGGTTATCGAACCGGTGTTCCTTATGTTATGCAGCTACGGATGTCTTTCGGGGAGAAAGGTTCTATTATATCCTCTCTCTTACGCGGTATACCGGCGATTGTCTGGTATGGATTCCAAAGCTGGGTTGGTGCTACTGCTTTAAATGAAATTCTCAAAGTCTTTACCAGCGGGTCCTTTGATAGCATTCCGATCTGCTTCGTCGTCCTTCAGTTGGTGCAGATTGTCCTTTCCATGTATGGCTTCCATGCCATCAAATGGGTAGAAACTCTTATCTCGGTAGTCCTCATGGCCGCCTTTGTATATGTATTTGGTCTTCTTATCGCGAATTATAGTGATGTTATTGCTCAAAAGTGGATCTATACTCAAGGCACTTGGGGCCTCGAATTCTGGGCTTTCATTATGGTCTTGATGGGTAATTACGCCGCCATATTCCTCAGCGCAGCCGATTACTCTCGTGAGCTTAAACCGGGATATGGCGATGTAAAACGTGGCTTTCTCTACTTCTCCCCCATCGTCATCGCCTATGGTGCAGTCATTGTCATTGGTGCTATGCTTGCTTCCGCTACCGGCAACTCCAACCCTGTCAAAGCCTTAGCTATTGTTTTCAATAATGACTTTATCACCGTCTTTGTCTCCGCCTTTATCGTCATGGGTGCCATCGCGGTTAACATGGTTGCCAACATTATTGCACCAACCTATGTCATTCAATTGCTCACTAAAATCAAATACAAGCCGGCCGTCGTTATCACAGGTCTCCTTGGCCTTTGCTCCTTCCCTTGGGTACTGGTTCAAGATTCCTCTTCCGCAGGTCTGGCCACGTTTATTCTTATCTACTCGGCTTTCTTAGGACCCATCGTTGCTATACTTTTAGTTGAATACTATATTCTAAGAAAACAAAAAGTGAATGTGGTAGACCTCTACAGAGCAGATGGTCCTTTCGCAGGATATAATCCGGCTGCCATTACAGCTATGCTCCTCGGTGCCGCGGCAGCCTTTATGCTGGTAGACCTGGCTTGGATTATTGGTCTCGTCGTTGGGGGCGTATCCTACTACCTCCTCACCAAATACGCTTTTAAAGACTCCAAGTTCAAAGAGGGCACTATCTTTGAAAAATAA
- the allB gene encoding allantoinase AllB produces the protein MFNLVIKNGKIVTADKIIEASLGINNGKIAAIITAGTEIPAEKVIDAKGNYVFPGAIDTHAHLNDPGYLWREDYAHGTAAAGIGGFTTIIDMPLQNEPAMTDGKILDKKLDIVSPNAYVDFCFWGGLVDYNLNQLKELDEKGCVAFKSFIGPVSPDYVSLSIGQAKEAMEICKEFDGRAGFHCEDYSIIKWEEERAKRKDHNDWQDFLDSRPLIAELIATQNIIDVAKEVGAKVHICHVSHPRVAEMIRQAQIEGVDVTAETCGHYLTFTDQDVVKNGSLFKCAPPLRDAAAVEGMWEYVNNGTLSAIASDHSPCELSEKSEEKHGVFGAWGGISGIQNVMQVVFSEGVVKRGYSPTLLARSLSEGPAKAFGIFGKKGAIQVGFDADLVILDPEKEWEITPESLHYVNQISAFVGLKGKGLPVCTLVRGEVVAQDGQLVGQKGHGMYVRKIK, from the coding sequence GTGTTTAATCTCGTCATTAAAAACGGAAAGATTGTGACCGCGGACAAAATTATTGAAGCCAGTTTAGGTATCAATAATGGAAAAATCGCCGCAATCATCACAGCAGGAACAGAGATCCCAGCCGAAAAAGTCATCGATGCCAAAGGTAACTATGTCTTTCCAGGAGCTATCGATACTCATGCACATTTAAATGATCCTGGTTATCTCTGGAGAGAAGATTACGCTCACGGTACAGCAGCTGCAGGAATCGGAGGATTTACCACCATTATTGACATGCCGTTGCAAAATGAACCGGCCATGACCGATGGAAAAATTCTCGATAAAAAGCTGGACATCGTTTCTCCTAATGCCTATGTAGATTTTTGTTTCTGGGGTGGTTTAGTCGATTATAACCTTAACCAGCTGAAAGAATTGGACGAAAAAGGCTGTGTCGCTTTTAAATCCTTCATCGGGCCTGTTTCTCCGGATTATGTGTCCCTCTCCATCGGTCAAGCCAAAGAGGCTATGGAGATTTGTAAAGAGTTCGATGGCCGGGCAGGTTTCCATTGCGAAGATTATTCCATTATCAAATGGGAAGAAGAACGGGCAAAACGCAAAGATCATAACGATTGGCAGGATTTCCTGGACTCCCGTCCCCTGATCGCGGAACTTATCGCCACTCAAAATATTATCGATGTCGCCAAAGAAGTGGGAGCTAAAGTGCATATCTGCCATGTCAGCCATCCCCGTGTGGCAGAAATGATCCGCCAAGCCCAAATCGAAGGCGTGGATGTTACCGCTGAGACCTGTGGGCACTACCTCACCTTTACGGATCAGGATGTGGTTAAAAACGGCAGTCTCTTCAAATGTGCTCCCCCTTTACGTGATGCCGCAGCCGTGGAAGGTATGTGGGAATACGTCAATAACGGAACTCTGTCCGCCATTGCTTCCGACCACTCCCCCTGTGAGCTCAGTGAAAAAAGTGAAGAAAAGCACGGTGTCTTTGGGGCCTGGGGCGGAATCAGCGGAATCCAAAACGTCATGCAGGTAGTCTTTAGTGAAGGGGTCGTTAAGAGAGGCTATTCCCCCACCCTGCTGGCCCGCTCCTTAAGCGAAGGTCCCGCTAAAGCTTTCGGAATCTTCGGCAAAAAAGGTGCCATTCAAGTAGGCTTTGACGCGGATCTCGTGATCCTCGATCCGGAAAAAGAATGGGAGATCACACCCGAATCCTTACACTATGTCAATCAAATATCAGCTTTTGTGGGCTTAAAAGGCAAGGGACTTCCTGTCTGCACTCTCGTTCGCGGTGAAGTCGTTGCCCAGGACGGACAATTAGTAGGACAAAAAGGCCATGGTATGTACGTGAGAAAAATCAAGTAA
- the hyi gene encoding hydroxypyruvate isomerase: MVIKKDRLVANLSFLFSDLPMMERFNAARKAGLNRVEFMFPYDLDLTELKQELETHRLELVLFNLPAGDWGAGERGIALDPSRQEEFKAGVAKAVKIAQALHVKQINCLVGKIREDQSQEEQRATLISNIRYAADQLQQVGVKLLLEPLNHFDAPGFYLNTTEDVLKVIAEAGSENIFLQYDTYHAAREGEDLLQILREKLPHIAHIQVADNPGRHQPGTGEIDYHAFFKTLTEVGYPYAVSMEYVPQPDTVASLEWIKAFE, encoded by the coding sequence ATGGTTATAAAAAAGGACCGGCTTGTTGCCAATTTATCCTTTCTCTTTAGTGACCTGCCTATGATGGAGCGTTTTAACGCAGCCAGGAAAGCTGGACTTAATCGGGTCGAGTTTATGTTCCCTTACGATTTGGACCTTACCGAGTTGAAACAAGAGTTGGAAACCCATAGATTAGAGTTGGTTCTCTTTAACCTCCCTGCCGGAGATTGGGGAGCCGGTGAGCGAGGTATCGCCCTTGACCCAAGCCGACAGGAGGAATTTAAAGCAGGGGTGGCGAAAGCCGTTAAGATCGCCCAAGCCCTTCATGTTAAGCAAATCAATTGCCTTGTAGGAAAAATTCGTGAGGATCAGTCCCAAGAAGAACAGCGGGCTACTCTGATCTCCAATATCCGCTATGCTGCCGATCAACTGCAGCAGGTTGGGGTTAAGCTGCTCCTCGAGCCTCTGAATCATTTTGATGCTCCAGGATTCTATCTTAATACCACCGAAGATGTCCTGAAGGTCATTGCCGAAGCAGGCAGTGAGAATATTTTCCTCCAATACGATACCTATCATGCCGCCCGGGAAGGAGAAGATCTCTTACAAATCCTGCGGGAAAAGCTCCCCCATATCGCCCACATACAAGTAGCCGATAACCCCGGACGTCATCAGCCAGGTACAGGTGAGATTGATTACCACGCTTTCTTTAAGACCTTAACAGAAGTCGGCTATCCCTATGCCGTTTCTATGGAATATGTCCCTCAGCCTGATACTGTTGCTTCATTAGAATGGATTAAGGCTTTTGAGTAG
- a CDS encoding Zn-dependent hydrolase, whose protein sequence is MISSERVNQRLQELGKIGRRESGGVTRHAFTPEDRAAKDLVTTYMKEAGLIVREDAVGNLIGRWEGRNPSAPVVLTGSHIDTVCDGGIFDGGLGIIGAIEVLQSFSEQGIRTEHPIEVYAFNDEEGSRFSFSMFGSRGVIGDLTQKDLEMKDKNGMTVAQAMSNQGYDPNKIKDAIRNPEELKAFIELHIEQGKVLECNNLSVGIVTGIVNELWMKLIVKGEAGHAGATPMNLRQDALVAAAEMIQVIEREAKKTGSTVATVGRLNVFPGGINIIPGRVEFTLDLRDTSQEVSDEVEAALFKELARICQERGVQLETEILQRIPPAPCSKEFQMAAKEACKKIGLEYFCLPSGAGHDAMQMVNICPIGMIFIRSKDGISHNPAEWSSMEDCADGVNVLYHILLDTAVKV, encoded by the coding sequence ATGATTAGTAGTGAACGGGTTAATCAGCGCTTACAGGAATTAGGAAAAATAGGTCGCAGAGAATCGGGTGGAGTGACTCGGCATGCCTTTACCCCCGAAGATCGAGCTGCTAAAGATTTAGTCACAACCTATATGAAAGAAGCCGGATTGATTGTAAGGGAAGATGCTGTGGGTAATCTGATTGGCCGTTGGGAAGGCCGGAATCCCAGTGCACCGGTGGTTCTTACAGGCTCTCATATTGATACGGTCTGTGATGGAGGAATCTTTGATGGGGGTCTTGGCATCATTGGAGCCATCGAAGTACTGCAGTCTTTCAGTGAGCAGGGAATTAGGACTGAGCATCCCATTGAAGTCTACGCCTTCAATGATGAAGAGGGATCCCGGTTTAGCTTCAGTATGTTCGGAAGCCGCGGCGTGATTGGAGACCTTACCCAAAAAGATTTGGAAATGAAAGATAAAAACGGAATGACAGTGGCGCAGGCTATGAGCAATCAGGGCTATGACCCCAATAAAATAAAAGACGCCATTCGCAATCCGGAAGAACTTAAGGCTTTTATTGAGCTCCATATTGAGCAGGGTAAGGTTTTGGAATGCAATAATCTTTCCGTGGGGATCGTTACGGGGATTGTTAATGAGTTATGGATGAAACTTATCGTTAAAGGGGAAGCGGGTCACGCGGGGGCTACTCCCATGAATCTCCGCCAGGATGCTTTAGTGGCTGCAGCGGAAATGATTCAGGTTATTGAGAGAGAAGCCAAAAAAACAGGAAGTACGGTAGCTACGGTCGGTCGGCTTAATGTTTTTCCTGGAGGAATTAATATTATTCCTGGCCGTGTCGAATTTACTCTGGATCTTCGGGATACCTCACAAGAGGTCAGTGATGAAGTGGAGGCTGCACTATTTAAGGAATTGGCCAGGATTTGTCAGGAAAGAGGAGTTCAGTTGGAGACAGAAATCCTGCAACGGATTCCGCCGGCTCCTTGTTCAAAGGAATTCCAAATGGCAGCTAAAGAAGCTTGTAAAAAAATCGGTTTGGAGTATTTTTGCCTTCCCAGCGGTGCCGGCCATGATGCCATGCAAATGGTCAATATCTGTCCTATCGGCATGATTTTCATTCGTTCTAAGGATGGGATCAGTCATAATCCTGCCGAATGGAGCAGCATGGAAGACTGCGCCGATGGGGTTAATGTACTGTATCATATTCTGTTGGATACGGCAGTAAAGGTATAA
- a CDS encoding ureidoglycolate lyase, whose translation MSRLLKVETLTKEAFSPFGYLLCPNPGIPPFKNTPPVFTDRMPFEVDEGQSEFVYALLDRKEFTFSNLERHLKMTQGFFMMTGGPAIITVAPATDPHDPESLPSLDSVRAFLWERDMCFVLHRGVWHGRILPLEPKFAYILATRKETSDESIAPLYDGDVQIRELGETFELQL comes from the coding sequence ATGAGCCGACTGCTTAAAGTTGAAACCTTGACCAAAGAAGCCTTTAGTCCCTTTGGTTATCTACTCTGTCCTAACCCCGGCATCCCCCCTTTCAAAAATACCCCTCCGGTCTTTACCGATCGGATGCCTTTTGAGGTGGATGAAGGCCAGTCTGAATTTGTCTATGCTTTGCTGGATCGCAAAGAATTTACGTTTTCCAATCTGGAGCGCCATCTTAAAATGACCCAAGGCTTCTTTATGATGACCGGGGGACCGGCCATTATTACTGTAGCGCCTGCTACGGATCCCCATGACCCCGAGTCTTTGCCCTCTTTGGACTCGGTACGTGCCTTCCTTTGGGAGCGGGATATGTGCTTTGTTCTCCATCGGGGGGTATGGCATGGTCGAATCCTTCCACTTGAGCCGAAATTTGCCTATATCCTGGCTACCCGCAAGGAGACTTCAGACGAATCCATCGCCCCTCTCTATGATGGTGATGTCCAAATCCGCGAATTAGGAGAAACTTTTGAATTGCAGCTTTAA
- a CDS encoding thiamine pyrophosphate-binding protein produces the protein MALWGNETNDTASTAPLESGRVRMTGAQFLAAFLEKKGIAHIYGIPGAAILPFYDAIRERNIQSYNVRHEQTAIFMADGYARATGQVGVCAATSGPGATNFLTGLYSAYSDSVPLLALTGQVPTSLIGKDAFQEAPIVEMAGPVTKAAYLVKHAGDLPQILKEGWELATTGKKGPILLDLPLDVQKGLLEVDWNEFNFVQQPSNKQEISKDELNTIFSMFCEAKAPTLLVGGGVVHSNATELLREAAELLHIPVVSTLMGKDAFPNDHPLYGGLMGTMCQTPLGNRTILESDLIINLGGRFDGRGTGDIQQFKSGRKIIHVNLDEKELSRHVPTELALAADIREFLEHFILFLRDKDFTPSPHAQTRIHALQENRIRLARRKKFDTNPLKPQQAIAEVREALKRDAILTLDCGISQIWTTQLFEAYVPRSFLITGRAGTMGWGLGAALGAKLAYPNRQVVNLLGDASLGMSLQELATAAKHTIPVVVVVLNNSLFGLIRQQQNLLFDHRWISTDLEYENHIQGHSRGLDFVATARGMGVEAELIDGPDQIQGALERAFSQNRPYLIEVLVDPQAQCSVSLDGTLTGVLELE, from the coding sequence ATGGCACTATGGGGAAACGAAACCAATGACACAGCATCAACTGCACCTTTGGAGTCCGGTCGAGTAAGAATGACCGGGGCTCAATTCCTGGCTGCCTTTTTAGAAAAGAAGGGGATTGCACACATCTATGGGATTCCTGGTGCGGCTATTCTGCCTTTCTACGACGCCATTCGTGAGCGTAACATTCAATCCTATAACGTCCGCCATGAACAGACAGCTATCTTTATGGCCGACGGTTATGCCCGGGCCACAGGTCAGGTTGGAGTCTGTGCCGCTACCTCCGGCCCAGGAGCTACTAATTTTCTAACGGGCTTATACAGTGCTTACAGTGATTCTGTCCCTCTTCTGGCTTTGACCGGCCAGGTCCCCACTTCCCTGATTGGCAAAGACGCCTTCCAGGAGGCCCCTATCGTTGAAATGGCAGGACCGGTGACGAAGGCCGCTTATCTTGTAAAACATGCAGGGGATCTTCCCCAGATCCTCAAAGAAGGGTGGGAGTTAGCTACTACAGGAAAAAAAGGACCCATTTTACTAGATCTCCCCTTGGATGTTCAAAAGGGCCTTTTAGAAGTGGATTGGAATGAATTCAATTTTGTCCAACAGCCCTCAAACAAGCAGGAAATTTCGAAAGATGAATTGAATACTATATTTTCAATGTTCTGTGAAGCCAAGGCCCCTACTTTGCTGGTCGGCGGCGGAGTCGTTCACAGCAACGCAACCGAACTGTTGCGGGAGGCAGCTGAACTCCTTCACATTCCCGTAGTATCCACCTTGATGGGTAAGGACGCCTTTCCTAATGATCATCCCCTCTATGGGGGATTAATGGGCACTATGTGTCAAACCCCTCTTGGCAATAGAACCATCCTGGAGTCCGATCTTATTATCAATTTGGGCGGCCGGTTCGATGGCCGAGGGACAGGTGATATCCAACAGTTCAAATCGGGACGAAAAATCATCCATGTGAATCTGGATGAAAAAGAGCTTTCACGCCATGTTCCTACCGAGCTTGCTCTGGCGGCGGATATCAGAGAATTCCTGGAACACTTTATTTTGTTTCTACGGGATAAAGATTTCACCCCCTCCCCTCATGCTCAAACCCGGATTCACGCCTTGCAGGAGAATCGAATCCGCTTGGCTCGCCGCAAAAAGTTCGATACCAATCCCCTTAAACCTCAGCAAGCCATTGCTGAAGTGCGGGAGGCCCTTAAGCGGGATGCGATTCTAACCTTGGATTGCGGGATAAGCCAGATCTGGACTACCCAGCTTTTTGAAGCCTATGTTCCCCGTTCCTTCTTAATTACCGGGCGGGCGGGAACTATGGGGTGGGGATTGGGAGCGGCGCTTGGGGCCAAGCTTGCCTATCCCAATCGTCAAGTGGTTAATCTCTTAGGAGATGCCAGCCTGGGGATGTCTTTGCAGGAATTGGCTACTGCCGCCAAACACACTATTCCCGTAGTGGTGGTGGTCCTCAACAACTCCTTATTCGGACTGATCCGCCAGCAGCAAAATCTCCTCTTTGATCATCGTTGGATTTCCACAGACCTTGAATATGAAAACCACATACAAGGTCACTCCCGTGGCTTGGACTTTGTTGCCACGGCACGAGGAATGGGGGTGGAAGCAGAATTAATTGATGGACCGGATCAAATTCAGGGAGCCCTGGAGCGTGCTTTTAGCCAAAATCGCCCTTATTTAATTGAAGTTCTCGTCGATCCCCAAGCTCAATGCTCTGTTTCTCTTGATGGAACACTAACCGGTGTCCTGGAACTTGAATAA
- the allB gene encoding allantoinase AllB has translation MSHYDLILRNGNVVFPDGVKKADIAVSDGKIVLIAEEIPGGAKETIDAAGKHVFPGITDGHVHFNDPGRTHWETMSTGSSAIAAGGGVAFFDMPLNCDPCTLDAVNFNNKLAVAQKDSLVDYGFWGGLTPNNLDKLEELAECGVIGFKAFSCHSGIDEFPRMDDYTALVGMEKLAKLNLPLMVHCENAEITKELTELSLAQHRAGVRDYFAARPPITEIENVSRMITFAEETGCQLIIAHISTAKAVELVAEARSRGVDVCCETIGHYLYLTGDDVERLGTVAKCSPPIRDGENQIQMWGHLFNDKIAFVSSDHSPCDPKLKNGEFMRVWGGISACQTTLQGLLTHAYHDRKFPLVKIAQLTAQNVNEIFNIKGKGKIEVGYDADFALVDLNHEFTLQAEDLFYKHQVSPYVGNRFRGTVAQTILRGTTIYKDGKIVSKPVGKHLKPNQ, from the coding sequence ATGAGTCATTATGATCTAATCCTTCGCAACGGAAATGTGGTGTTTCCAGATGGTGTAAAAAAGGCCGATATAGCCGTCAGTGATGGCAAAATTGTGCTCATTGCTGAAGAAATTCCCGGAGGTGCTAAAGAAACCATCGATGCCGCCGGAAAGCATGTTTTTCCCGGTATCACCGATGGCCATGTACACTTTAATGATCCCGGCAGAACTCATTGGGAAACCATGTCCACAGGTTCCAGCGCCATAGCTGCCGGAGGCGGAGTTGCCTTCTTTGATATGCCCCTTAACTGTGACCCGTGCACCCTGGATGCGGTGAACTTTAACAATAAGCTGGCTGTTGCCCAAAAAGATTCTTTAGTGGATTACGGTTTCTGGGGTGGTTTAACCCCCAATAATTTAGACAAACTAGAGGAACTGGCCGAATGCGGCGTCATTGGCTTTAAGGCCTTCTCCTGCCATAGCGGTATCGATGAATTTCCACGCATGGATGACTATACTGCTTTAGTAGGTATGGAGAAGTTGGCCAAACTGAACCTTCCTCTCATGGTCCATTGTGAAAACGCTGAGATTACCAAGGAGCTTACCGAATTATCCCTGGCTCAACATCGTGCCGGAGTACGGGATTATTTCGCAGCCCGTCCGCCTATTACGGAGATCGAAAATGTTTCCCGGATGATTACCTTTGCAGAAGAAACAGGCTGTCAATTGATTATCGCTCACATCAGCACTGCCAAAGCCGTGGAACTTGTCGCTGAAGCCCGAAGCAGAGGGGTCGATGTCTGCTGTGAAACCATCGGTCATTATCTGTACCTCACCGGGGACGATGTGGAACGCTTGGGCACTGTAGCCAAATGCTCCCCTCCCATCCGGGATGGAGAAAACCAAATTCAAATGTGGGGACATCTCTTTAATGATAAGATCGCTTTCGTTTCTTCCGACCACTCCCCCTGTGATCCCAAGCTGAAAAACGGTGAATTTATGCGTGTCTGGGGCGGAATCTCAGCTTGCCAAACCACCTTGCAAGGTTTGCTCACCCATGCTTATCATGACCGGAAATTCCCCTTGGTCAAGATTGCTCAGTTAACCGCCCAAAACGTCAATGAAATCTTTAATATCAAGGGCAAGGGTAAAATCGAAGTGGGTTATGATGCTGATTTTGCCTTGGTCGATCTGAATCATGAATTTACCTTACAGGCAGAGGATCTCTTCTACAAACATCAGGTCAGTCCTTATGTGGGGAATCGTTTCCGCGGCACCGTCGCCCAGACCATTCTCAGAGGGACTACAATTTATAAGGACGGAAAAATTGTCTCCAAACCCGTGGGTAAGCATTTAAAGCCCAATCAATGA
- the allE gene encoding (S)-ureidoglycine aminohydrolase: MGYPNDLLSTRAVVEHGRYALIPPEGRVKNVLPNLEQCHVSIIASPHYGPQFAMYTVEVLPGGGTVKPFMEEGIETFVYCLSGQGKVLVEGKEYSIDESGYVFAPASLGMELRNDSDASWKLLLYKQRYRPVEGYSARIVVGRLNDMPYAPYDGMENVRIKDLLPTDLGFDVNFHVLSFLPGGCHPFIETHVQEHGLYLLEGEGVYLIDDQWIPVKKEDFIWFGPYVPQACYGVGRTPFTYIYTKDCNRDIKL; encoded by the coding sequence ATGGGTTATCCTAATGATCTCTTATCCACACGAGCTGTAGTCGAACATGGAAGGTATGCCTTGATCCCTCCTGAGGGGCGGGTGAAAAATGTGCTTCCCAATCTTGAGCAATGTCATGTAAGTATTATTGCCTCTCCTCATTATGGCCCACAGTTCGCTATGTATACTGTGGAGGTGTTGCCTGGCGGCGGCACAGTGAAGCCCTTTATGGAAGAGGGAATCGAGACCTTTGTCTACTGCTTGAGCGGCCAAGGCAAGGTCTTGGTGGAAGGAAAAGAGTATAGCATTGATGAAAGCGGTTATGTCTTCGCTCCGGCATCCCTGGGGATGGAACTTCGCAATGATTCGGATGCATCCTGGAAACTGCTTCTTTATAAACAGCGTTATCGTCCTGTAGAAGGATATTCAGCGAGGATTGTCGTGGGACGTCTCAACGATATGCCTTATGCACCTTATGACGGGATGGAGAATGTACGGATTAAGGATTTACTCCCTACCGATTTAGGTTTTGATGTCAACTTCCACGTCTTAAGCTTTTTGCCGGGGGGATGTCATCCCTTTATTGAGACTCATGTCCAGGAGCATGGACTTTACCTGTTGGAAGGGGAAGGGGTCTATCTTATCGATGACCAGTGGATTCCGGTGAAGAAGGAAGACTTCATTTGGTTTGGTCCTTATGTTCCTCAAGCTTGCTATGGTGTTGGGCGTACTCCTTTTACGTATATCTATACTAAGGATTGCAATCGGGATATTAAGCTTTAA